A genomic stretch from Aerococcaceae bacterium zg-1292 includes:
- a CDS encoding glycoside hydrolase family 73 protein, giving the protein MAAKKTTKKKTYKKKPARRKTTKRKRKTKIKNFQQFKKVFFEKLGVISFVILIFLFLGFLFIYQLQRTEENVNDTPSVSSNYETRKKFVEAIAPVAQRLQRQYGIFASVSMAQAMLESEFGQSLLSDKYYNLFGVKTDDSDPDGVDLMTAEYVNDKWIDVKQRFKVYQSWGASMEAHAQLLVNGTSWDENFYAAVKNGKTPEEQAKGLQSAGYATDPDYAQKLINMMNEWNLKQYDQPDATQESQTSETTAD; this is encoded by the coding sequence TTGGCAGCCAAAAAAACAACAAAAAAGAAAACATATAAGAAAAAGCCTGCGAGGCGTAAGACAACCAAAAGAAAAAGAAAAACTAAGATTAAAAACTTTCAACAATTTAAAAAAGTGTTTTTTGAAAAGTTGGGTGTGATTAGTTTTGTGATACTAATTTTTCTATTTTTAGGCTTCTTATTCATCTATCAATTACAAAGAACCGAAGAAAACGTCAACGATACACCAAGTGTTTCGTCGAACTATGAAACCAGAAAAAAATTTGTTGAGGCGATAGCGCCAGTAGCTCAGCGTTTACAGCGTCAATACGGGATTTTTGCAAGTGTGTCAATGGCGCAAGCAATGCTAGAATCTGAATTTGGTCAGAGTTTGTTGTCAGATAAGTATTATAATTTATTTGGTGTGAAGACAGATGACAGTGACCCCGATGGCGTTGACTTAATGACCGCAGAGTATGTTAATGATAAATGGATTGATGTGAAACAACGTTTCAAAGTGTATCAGAGTTGGGGAGCGTCAATGGAGGCGCACGCCCAGTTATTGGTTAATGGAACGAGTTGGGACGAGAATTTTTATGCCGCTGTTAAAAATGGCAAGACACCAGAAGAACAAGCAAAAGGTTTGCAGTCGGCAGGGTACGCAACAGACCCGGATTATGCTCAAAAGCTAATCAATATGATGAATGAGTGGAATCTTAAGCAATACGACCAACCGGATGCAACACAAGAGAGTCAAACGAGTGAGACAACTGCGGATTAG
- a CDS encoding FUSC family protein: protein MSKPNIKIGWRTIKTVVAVMVTLLLYEWLNRQPATLAALACVFTLRNDVPTSIKFGRFRVFGNSVGAIIAGTVSQLELFLGIGNSYVHIFVVSLGVLLIIVICNQFNHSSSIVNASATYFVVLLTISHHDLVWYTVNRVLDAFVGATIAVTVNRLLPGPFDEKPPAN, encoded by the coding sequence ATGTCGAAACCAAACATAAAAATTGGTTGGCGGACGATTAAAACAGTCGTGGCGGTTATGGTCACCTTGCTGTTATACGAATGGTTGAATCGGCAACCTGCTACACTAGCAGCACTCGCTTGTGTCTTTACTTTACGTAATGATGTGCCAACCAGTATCAAATTCGGACGTTTTCGTGTTTTCGGAAACTCTGTCGGTGCCATCATTGCGGGTACTGTCTCACAATTAGAATTATTTTTAGGTATCGGTAATAGTTATGTTCATATTTTTGTTGTCTCCTTAGGTGTCCTACTGATTATCGTCATTTGCAATCAGTTTAATCACAGCAGTAGTATTGTCAATGCGTCAGCCACGTATTTCGTCGTCCTACTAACGATATCGCATCATGACCTCGTCTGGTATACGGTCAACCGGGTGCTCGACGCCTTTGTCGGCGCCACGATTGCTGTCACTGTCAACCGACTCTTGCCGGGGCCATTTGACGAAAAACCGCCCGCCAATTAA
- a CDS encoding rRNA pseudouridine synthase — protein MRLDKFLAHTGFGSRKEVKQLLSNGWVSVNDKVVKKVISIDEQNDIVKVGEEVVQYEAFSYLLMNKPEGIISATEDNYHETVIDWIGPELSHLNLFPVGRLDIDTTGLLLLTNNGQLSHQLLSPKRHVAKRYYAEIDGIVTEEMVVKFEKGLHLGDFTTLPAKLEILHVNPDTYQSRIEVEIQEGKFHQVKRMFEKVGCTVVRLHRLSMGPLVLPEDLAVGEFRPLNDEERKSLAPYGLK, from the coding sequence ATGAGATTAGATAAATTTTTAGCTCATACAGGATTTGGTAGCCGCAAAGAGGTAAAACAATTACTGAGTAACGGCTGGGTTAGTGTAAATGATAAGGTTGTTAAAAAGGTCATATCGATTGACGAGCAAAATGATATAGTCAAAGTTGGCGAGGAAGTGGTTCAATACGAAGCGTTTAGCTATTTATTGATGAATAAGCCGGAAGGGATTATTAGTGCGACGGAGGATAATTATCATGAAACCGTGATTGATTGGATAGGACCTGAATTGTCGCATTTGAACTTATTCCCGGTAGGGCGATTGGATATTGATACGACTGGGTTGTTATTATTGACGAATAATGGTCAGTTGTCGCATCAACTCTTGTCACCCAAACGTCATGTGGCTAAACGTTACTACGCTGAAATTGATGGTATCGTCACCGAAGAGATGGTAGTCAAATTTGAAAAAGGCCTTCATCTGGGTGATTTTACGACATTGCCGGCTAAGTTAGAGATACTCCATGTCAATCCTGATACGTATCAATCACGCATTGAAGTGGAGATTCAAGAGGGGAAATTCCATCAAGTCAAACGGATGTTTGAAAAAGTTGGCTGCACAGTCGTCCGTCTACACCGATTATCAATGGGTCCACTCGTACTACCGGAAGATTTAGCAGTCGGCGAATTTCGACCGCTCAATGATGAAGAACGTAAAAGTCTGGCACCGTATGGATTGAAATAA
- a CDS encoding leucine--tRNA ligase, which produces MTYQHRIIEKKWQDYWEKNQTFKTQDRKGHPKFYALDMFPYPSGQGLHVGHPEGYTATDAISRMKRAQGFDVLHPMGWDAFGLPAEQYALDTGNDPAEFTAENIANFKRQIKSLGFSYDWDREINTTDPQYYKWTQWIFSELYKRGLAYEEEVSVNWCPALGTVLANEEVIDGVSERGGHPVYRRPMRQWVLKITAYAERLLEDLEALDWPESVKAMQRNWIGKSEGAMVTFKVQDTDASFKVYTTRPDTLFGASYTVLAPEHELLKTIVPDSHREAVDAYVKAVELKSDMERTSLNKDKSGVFTGAYAINPATGEAIPIWVADYVLISYGTGCVMGVPAHDERDFEFATKYELPITRVVEGGELPFVGDGVHVNSQFLDGLNKDEAISKMNEWLAEHAIGQAQVNYRLRDWLFSRQRYWGEPIPVIHWEDGTTTLVPEEELPVMLPKTDEITPSGTGESPLAKIEEWVNVVDPVTGKKGKRETHTMPQWAGSSWYFLRYIDPNNTEAIAAPEKLEEWLPVDLYIGGAEHAVLHLLYARFWHKFLYDLGIVKTKEPFQRLYNQGMILGSNNEKMSKSKGNVVNPDDVVAQYGADTLRVYEMFMGPLDASIAWSEKGLEGSRRFLERVWRLFVDEACGTLKDTVKPESNDALVRVYHQTVKKVTDDYEQLHFNTAISQMMIFLNAAKDQAVIPVEYAKGFVQLLAPLAPHLAEEIWQLLGESDSIQYAAWPTYEESLTVEDTVEIVIQVNGKVKQKLVVAMDLAPDALEKEALAQAAVQEAIDGKTVRKVIAVPNRLVNIVAN; this is translated from the coding sequence ATGACGTATCAACATCGTATTATTGAGAAAAAATGGCAAGATTATTGGGAGAAAAACCAAACATTTAAAACACAAGACAGAAAAGGACATCCGAAGTTTTATGCTTTAGATATGTTTCCATATCCCTCAGGACAAGGACTGCACGTTGGGCATCCAGAAGGTTATACAGCGACTGATGCGATTAGCCGGATGAAGCGTGCGCAAGGATTTGATGTTTTGCATCCGATGGGGTGGGACGCATTTGGTCTACCTGCGGAACAATATGCATTAGATACCGGTAATGACCCGGCTGAATTTACTGCGGAAAACATCGCAAACTTTAAGCGTCAAATTAAGTCGCTTGGTTTCAGCTATGATTGGGACCGTGAAATTAATACGACGGACCCACAATATTATAAATGGACGCAATGGATTTTTTCTGAATTGTACAAACGTGGTCTGGCATATGAAGAAGAAGTGTCCGTGAACTGGTGTCCAGCATTAGGTACGGTGTTGGCCAATGAAGAAGTCATTGATGGAGTCAGTGAACGTGGCGGGCATCCCGTTTATCGTCGCCCAATGCGCCAATGGGTATTAAAAATTACTGCCTATGCAGAACGTTTGTTAGAAGATTTGGAAGCATTGGATTGGCCGGAAAGTGTGAAGGCAATGCAACGTAACTGGATTGGTAAATCGGAAGGTGCCATGGTGACCTTTAAGGTACAAGATACAGATGCGTCGTTTAAAGTGTATACAACGCGTCCGGATACATTGTTCGGTGCTTCATATACCGTTCTAGCACCCGAGCATGAATTATTAAAAACCATTGTACCCGATAGTCACCGTGAAGCGGTTGATGCCTATGTGAAGGCAGTCGAATTAAAGAGTGATATGGAGCGTACCTCGCTTAATAAAGATAAATCAGGTGTCTTTACCGGTGCATATGCGATAAACCCGGCGACTGGTGAAGCCATTCCGATTTGGGTAGCTGATTATGTATTGATTTCTTACGGTACAGGTTGCGTGATGGGTGTGCCGGCACATGATGAGCGTGATTTCGAGTTTGCGACAAAATACGAATTGCCAATTACACGAGTCGTCGAAGGTGGTGAATTACCATTTGTCGGTGACGGTGTACATGTAAATTCACAATTTTTAGATGGCTTAAATAAAGACGAAGCGATTTCGAAAATGAATGAATGGTTGGCTGAACATGCAATTGGTCAAGCACAAGTAAATTATCGTCTACGTGACTGGCTATTTTCTCGTCAACGTTATTGGGGCGAGCCGATACCGGTTATTCATTGGGAAGATGGGACAACCACGCTTGTACCGGAAGAAGAATTGCCAGTAATGTTGCCGAAAACGGATGAAATCACACCGAGTGGTACTGGTGAATCGCCTTTAGCAAAAATTGAAGAGTGGGTGAATGTTGTTGACCCAGTAACTGGCAAAAAAGGTAAACGTGAAACACATACCATGCCTCAATGGGCGGGTAGTTCATGGTACTTCCTTCGTTACATTGACCCGAATAATACAGAAGCGATTGCTGCGCCAGAAAAATTAGAAGAATGGTTGCCGGTTGATTTATATATCGGTGGCGCTGAGCACGCGGTATTACACTTACTATATGCACGCTTCTGGCATAAGTTCTTATATGATTTAGGAATCGTGAAAACAAAAGAACCGTTCCAACGTTTGTATAACCAAGGAATGATTTTAGGTTCTAATAATGAAAAAATGTCTAAATCAAAAGGCAATGTCGTCAATCCGGATGATGTAGTGGCACAATATGGTGCCGATACACTACGTGTCTATGAGATGTTTATGGGACCATTAGATGCGTCCATTGCTTGGAGCGAAAAAGGATTAGAAGGCAGCCGACGATTCTTGGAACGTGTATGGCGTCTCTTTGTGGATGAAGCGTGCGGAACCCTAAAAGATACCGTTAAACCAGAATCCAATGATGCGTTAGTACGTGTATATCACCAAACAGTGAAAAAAGTTACCGACGATTACGAACAATTGCATTTTAATACGGCGATTTCACAAATGATGATTTTCTTAAACGCAGCCAAAGACCAAGCCGTCATACCAGTTGAGTACGCAAAAGGTTTTGTTCAATTATTAGCGCCATTGGCACCGCATTTGGCGGAAGAAATTTGGCAATTATTAGGTGAAAGCGACAGTATCCAATATGCGGCATGGCCTACTTACGAGGAAAGCTTAACCGTTGAAGATACAGTCGAAATCGTTATCCAAGTCAATGGTAAAGTTAAACAAAAATTGGTGGTAGCAATGGACTTAGCTCCAGATGCCCTAGAAAAAGAAGCGTTGGCACAAGCAGCTGTACAAGAAGCGATTGACGGTAAAACAGTGCGTAAAGTGATTGCGGTACCGAATCGTTTAGTTAATATTGTTGCTAACTAA
- a CDS encoding oligosaccharide flippase family protein yields MSDKRHNNPYDLDETIQFTKDELRRLRQPNRQPMDDDYFSRQLSRAESKPFDKSVDELEVMPRKESIDDHLSVGDKGNNEVASSVHQAKAPIEKEPNPFLYQSKSKKSRQAREQQKHEQAAQVREQKEHLSRKMDALYEPVYDEYELEDLEAYNQFEDEKISDAGAVETAEMAELVETAESAETSELAESSETAEESPTVSRSAVKQEMPAKPRVQLGQWFNKTSEQVKSKMAAIKARKPVTDDIDDDEEGIDDAAVFRTESVEVMEPVSPEKETERISVELESDEETGVISSSLQDADNEQPMEEAAVKSDDAAAEPSPVTLDNADASTIDALSEQVSESTQYFEEPILTDKVLEDVLGHDDIQVEEVAEEQVSFVKGTAWLTIGNLISRILGALYVIPWATWLGGEFTNANALYSVGYRPYSLFLAISTAGFPSAIAKQMAYYNARKEYKVADKLFRNSLIVMGATGLISALLLYISAPFIAYNSATDTPAAAIVVIRSLAPALLILPVMSLLRGYFQGFGDMVPTAVSQILEQIARVVYLLVATYAIMQLLHGNVTSAVAHSTFAAFIGALLSLLYLVIVYIKRRPIIQLLFERSEDSTELDFKTSMKLLMVDSVPFILLGSGIIIAQMVDLFSFRQILEMTTTILSSDIKVMYGTMSHDVDKLIMIVISVAIGMSLSSIPLITRLYANAEVKKAAQLIEKISLVFLIFMLPAALGMASIADNMYTLFYANGSEQGPGLLVTASYLSIILGAYTLLSTILQSMNYRRLAIKYLAIGLLVKVILQFPFVALFHAHGALASTLIAFLVTSGLMLWKIHQLVSLDFKAMLPDTVIIVTAAVLMALSAGFWNVSFNALFGPVGRLVTFIKILVTVLLAAVVYGGVLALFGKLSLVIGNKHQDLQEKLRMF; encoded by the coding sequence ATGTCGGATAAACGACACAATAATCCATATGATTTGGACGAGACGATTCAATTTACTAAAGATGAATTACGTCGATTACGGCAACCAAATAGACAACCGATGGATGATGATTATTTTTCTCGGCAATTAAGTCGAGCGGAGTCAAAGCCATTTGATAAGTCCGTGGATGAATTAGAGGTCATGCCACGCAAAGAATCGATAGATGACCATTTATCCGTTGGTGATAAGGGTAATAATGAAGTTGCATCATCAGTGCACCAAGCTAAAGCGCCAATAGAGAAAGAGCCGAATCCATTTTTATATCAATCGAAAAGTAAAAAATCTCGTCAAGCACGTGAGCAACAAAAACATGAACAAGCAGCCCAAGTACGTGAGCAAAAAGAGCATCTTTCGCGTAAAATGGATGCATTATACGAGCCGGTCTATGATGAGTATGAATTAGAAGATTTGGAGGCGTATAATCAGTTCGAGGACGAGAAAATAAGCGACGCGGGCGCAGTTGAAACGGCTGAAATGGCTGAACTAGTCGAAACGGCTGAATCGGCTGAAACGTCTGAATTAGCTGAATCATCTGAAACGGCTGAAGAATCCCCTACCGTATCGCGTTCGGCAGTCAAACAAGAGATGCCTGCTAAGCCACGTGTTCAATTAGGACAATGGTTCAATAAAACATCTGAACAAGTCAAATCAAAAATGGCTGCGATAAAGGCGAGAAAGCCAGTGACTGATGATATTGACGATGACGAAGAAGGGATAGACGACGCTGCTGTTTTTCGTACTGAATCCGTTGAAGTGATGGAGCCAGTCTCACCCGAAAAAGAAACGGAAAGAATATCGGTAGAACTTGAGTCTGATGAGGAGACGGGTGTCATTTCTAGTTCGCTTCAAGATGCAGACAATGAACAACCAATGGAAGAAGCAGCAGTAAAAAGTGATGATGCGGCAGCTGAACCATCTCCGGTTACCTTAGACAATGCCGATGCCTCAACGATTGATGCGCTTAGTGAACAGGTGAGCGAGTCAACCCAATATTTTGAAGAGCCAATTTTAACGGATAAAGTATTGGAAGATGTCTTAGGCCATGATGATATTCAAGTCGAAGAAGTGGCAGAAGAACAAGTATCCTTTGTCAAAGGCACTGCATGGTTGACGATTGGTAACTTAATTTCACGCATTTTAGGTGCGCTATACGTCATTCCATGGGCGACTTGGTTAGGCGGAGAATTTACCAATGCCAATGCGCTGTACAGTGTGGGATATCGCCCGTACTCACTCTTTTTAGCGATTTCGACCGCAGGGTTCCCAAGTGCGATTGCTAAACAAATGGCGTATTATAATGCACGTAAAGAGTATAAAGTCGCCGATAAATTATTCAGAAATAGTTTAATTGTGATGGGAGCGACTGGTTTAATTTCGGCACTGCTCCTCTACATATCGGCACCATTTATTGCATATAATTCCGCAACAGATACACCGGCTGCCGCTATTGTCGTGATTCGTTCACTAGCACCTGCCTTATTGATTTTACCAGTGATGAGCTTGTTACGCGGCTATTTCCAAGGGTTTGGAGATATGGTACCGACGGCTGTCTCGCAAATTTTAGAACAAATTGCACGGGTCGTATACTTATTAGTGGCAACCTATGCAATTATGCAACTATTGCACGGTAATGTCACCTCAGCAGTTGCTCATTCAACGTTTGCAGCCTTTATCGGTGCGCTTTTATCATTACTTTATTTGGTAATTGTCTACATCAAGCGCCGCCCGATTATTCAATTGTTGTTTGAGCGTTCAGAAGATAGCACCGAACTTGATTTTAAAACGAGTATGAAATTACTGATGGTAGACAGTGTGCCATTTATCTTACTAGGTTCAGGTATCATTATTGCGCAAATGGTTGATTTGTTCTCATTTAGACAAATTTTAGAAATGACGACGACCATCTTATCAAGTGATATTAAAGTGATGTATGGTACCATGAGTCATGACGTGGACAAACTGATTATGATTGTAATTTCTGTGGCGATAGGTATGTCATTGTCATCCATTCCATTGATTACTCGTTTATATGCCAATGCTGAAGTGAAAAAGGCAGCACAATTAATCGAGAAGATTTCGCTAGTCTTTTTAATCTTTATGTTACCAGCAGCATTAGGTATGGCGAGTATTGCGGATAATATGTATACATTATTCTATGCCAATGGTAGTGAGCAAGGACCAGGGTTATTGGTGACTGCGTCGTACTTGAGTATTATTTTAGGTGCTTATACCTTATTATCAACGATTTTACAGTCGATGAATTACCGTCGTTTAGCGATTAAATATTTAGCGATAGGATTATTAGTCAAAGTCATCCTACAGTTTCCATTCGTCGCTTTATTCCATGCACATGGCGCACTTGCTTCGACCTTAATTGCCTTTTTAGTAACAAGTGGCTTAATGTTATGGAAGATTCATCAATTAGTTTCGTTGGACTTTAAAGCGATGTTACCGGATACGGTCATTATTGTAACAGCTGCAGTCTTAATGGCATTGTCTGCTGGTTTTTGGAATGTGTCATTTAACGCATTATTTGGACCGGTGGGTCGCCTGGTTACCTTTATCAAAATCCTAGTTACCGTACTATTAGCCGCAGTTGTTTACGGTGGTGTTTTAGCACTATTCGGTAAATTATCATTGGTTATCGGAAATAAACACCAGGATTTACAAGAGAAGTTGAGAATGTTCTAA
- a CDS encoding type II toxin-antitoxin system YafQ family toxin, which yields MIIETTAKFRRDYKRLYRKHYDMDKLDTVIELIQQQEMEILAKKYQTHTLKGEFQGIQECHIEKDWLLMYEIIQNELVLLLMRTGSHDDLF from the coding sequence TTGATAATTGAAACGACAGCTAAATTCAGACGTGATTACAAAAGATTATATAGAAAACATTACGACATGGATAAATTAGATACAGTTATCGAGCTGATTCAACAACAAGAAATGGAAATTCTTGCTAAAAAATACCAAACCCATACGTTAAAAGGTGAATTTCAGGGTATTCAAGAATGTCATATTGAAAAAGATTGGCTATTGATGTATGAAATTATTCAAAATGAACTCGTATTATTATTGATGCGAACAGGTTCACATGATGACTTATTTTGA
- a CDS encoding RNA methyltransferase — protein MMKAITSKQNSQLKDWHKLLTSKGRKKAQAYLVEGEHLVEEAVKSNQTIRTIIVSQQYVDTHDVLRWQSACQEMVLLANHCVDVLSQTQQSQGVFAVVEMVAVDKLPQVLRRVLIVDAVQDPGNLGTIIRTADAADYDAVILGDGTVDLYNDKVLRATQGSLWHLPVVSMPVDTAVRQLKQQGFTILATALHQAAQPYHNFTALERAAIIVGNEGQGVAQRWIEQADASVYIPMSNRVESLNVAIAAAILMFQLK, from the coding sequence ATGATGAAAGCAATTACTTCAAAGCAAAATAGTCAATTAAAAGACTGGCATAAATTGTTGACGAGTAAAGGGAGAAAGAAAGCGCAAGCGTATTTAGTTGAAGGCGAGCATTTGGTTGAAGAAGCCGTCAAATCTAATCAGACAATTCGTACGATTATTGTATCCCAGCAATATGTCGACACCCATGATGTCTTGCGTTGGCAATCCGCCTGCCAAGAAATGGTCTTGTTAGCCAATCACTGTGTGGATGTACTTAGTCAAACACAACAGTCTCAAGGTGTGTTTGCTGTGGTTGAAATGGTAGCGGTGGATAAATTGCCGCAAGTGCTACGTCGTGTGTTGATTGTCGATGCTGTACAAGATCCAGGTAATTTGGGAACGATTATCCGTACAGCAGATGCCGCTGATTATGATGCGGTCATCCTTGGAGATGGTACAGTTGATTTATATAATGATAAAGTACTCCGTGCCACACAAGGGTCCCTCTGGCATTTGCCAGTCGTGTCGATGCCAGTAGACACGGCAGTGCGGCAGTTAAAGCAGCAAGGATTTACCATACTAGCCACCGCTTTGCATCAAGCAGCACAGCCATATCACAACTTTACAGCATTGGAACGGGCAGCAATAATCGTCGGTAATGAAGGACAAGGTGTAGCGCAACGATGGATTGAACAAGCAGATGCATCCGTATACATACCAATGTCAAACCGCGTAGAGTCCCTAAACGTAGCCATTGCTGCCGCTATATTGATGTTTCAATTGAAATAA
- the pepV gene encoding dipeptidase PepV, which translates to MVNWLAEVEQRKEQLFEDLFRLLRVPSVREDDKATAEAPVGPGPKAALEEFMKMAQEDGFETKQFGPWAGRVEVGSGEQLLGILGHVDVVPVGTGWDTNPFEPVVKDNRIYARGSSDDKGPTVAAYFAIKLLRELGYEFNQRIHLIVGTDEESGWQCMHHYFQHAEMPDFGFSPDAVFPIINGEKGNVSLTLSMASKAQEGAQHLVAFDGGLRENMVIQDVTATVKGLQPSVADLYADFLNEHDLKGHVDINGDEAVFTLVGKAAHGSTPEKGRNAATYLARFLVEFAFDNHAADDFITLLATELHEDFTADKVGVAHHHEVMGDVSMNVGIVSYRAEKGGHIVLNFRFPEGTTPEVMGERFAKTLSHYDFELAIGESKEPHYVPADDPLVATLLEVYENQTGLKGHEMTIGGGTYGRLMPRGVAYGALFPDSIDTMHQANEFLAIDDLLRATAIYAEAIYRLTR; encoded by the coding sequence ATGGTAAATTGGTTAGCAGAAGTAGAACAACGCAAAGAACAATTATTCGAAGATTTATTTCGATTATTACGTGTCCCATCTGTAAGAGAAGATGATAAAGCAACAGCAGAGGCTCCGGTAGGTCCGGGACCTAAAGCAGCGTTAGAAGAATTTATGAAAATGGCTCAAGAAGACGGCTTTGAAACCAAACAATTCGGTCCATGGGCAGGACGCGTTGAAGTTGGTTCAGGGGAACAATTATTAGGTATTTTAGGTCACGTCGATGTTGTGCCAGTTGGTACAGGTTGGGACACTAATCCGTTTGAGCCAGTCGTTAAAGATAATCGAATTTATGCCCGTGGCTCAAGTGATGATAAAGGCCCAACGGTGGCAGCCTATTTTGCGATTAAATTATTACGTGAACTGGGGTATGAATTTAACCAACGCATCCACTTAATTGTTGGTACCGATGAAGAGAGTGGCTGGCAATGTATGCATCACTATTTTCAACATGCGGAAATGCCTGACTTCGGTTTTTCACCGGATGCAGTCTTTCCAATTATCAATGGTGAAAAAGGTAATGTGAGTTTGACATTGTCTATGGCTTCCAAAGCACAAGAAGGTGCTCAACATTTGGTTGCCTTTGACGGTGGCTTGCGTGAAAATATGGTTATCCAAGATGTCACCGCAACGGTAAAAGGATTACAACCAAGTGTGGCTGATTTATATGCAGATTTCTTAAATGAACATGATTTAAAAGGGCACGTTGACATTAACGGTGATGAGGCAGTCTTTACATTAGTAGGTAAAGCAGCTCATGGTTCGACACCAGAAAAAGGCCGTAATGCCGCCACGTATTTAGCACGATTTTTAGTTGAATTTGCTTTTGATAATCATGCAGCCGATGATTTTATTACATTATTAGCGACGGAATTGCATGAAGATTTTACAGCGGACAAAGTCGGGGTTGCCCACCATCATGAAGTTATGGGTGATGTTAGCATGAACGTTGGTATCGTGTCTTATCGTGCTGAAAAAGGTGGACATATCGTATTGAACTTCCGCTTCCCGGAAGGGACGACACCTGAAGTGATGGGTGAACGTTTTGCAAAAACATTAAGTCATTATGACTTTGAATTAGCGATAGGTGAATCGAAAGAACCACATTATGTGCCGGCAGATGACCCGTTAGTAGCTACATTATTAGAAGTGTATGAAAACCAAACCGGATTAAAAGGACATGAAATGACTATTGGTGGTGGAACTTATGGACGTTTAATGCCACGTGGTGTTGCTTATGGTGCTCTATTCCCTGATTCTATCGACACTATGCATCAAGCCAATGAATTTCTAGCGATTGATGATTTGTTACGTGCCACTGCGATTTATGCAGAAGCCATTTACCGATTGACACGTTAA